The following are encoded together in the Labeo rohita strain BAU-BD-2019 chromosome 17, IGBB_LRoh.1.0, whole genome shotgun sequence genome:
- the wdr20a gene encoding WD repeat-containing protein 20, with protein sequence MSKMAAEGGGKEMNEIKSQFSTREGAYKLLTHSEYSRPNRVPFNSQGSNPVRVSFVNVNDQSGNGDRICFNVGRELYFYIYKGVRKAADLSKPIDKRIYKGTQPTCHDFNHLTATAESVSLLVGFSAGQVQLIDPIKKETSKLFNEERLIDKSRVTCVKWVPGSESLFLVAHSSGSMYLYNVEHTCGTTAPHYQLLKQGENYAVHTCKSKSTRNPLLKWTVGEGALNEFAFSPDGKFLACVSQDGFLRVFNFDAVELHGTMKSYFGGLLCVCWSPDGKYIVAGGEDDLVTVWSFADCRVIARGHGHKSWVSVVAFDHYTTSVEESDPMEFSGSDEDFQDQIHFGRDRANSTQSRLSKRNSTDSRPVSVTYRFGSVGQDTQLCLWDLTEDILFPHLPLSRTRTHTNVMNASGPPATGSGGSGGGGAVITAASNNPSANGSNGGGGGSNPPSNSLPAPLPRSNSLPHSAAGTGNSKSGVTDNPIATGVSKFATLSLHDRKDRHPDKDHKRNHSMGHISSKSSDKLNLLTKTKTDPAKTLGTQLCPRMEDVPLLEPLICKKIAHERLTVLIFLEDCIVTACQEGFICTWARPGKVGLLSSQNQANSPSGTVV encoded by the exons ATGTCAAAGATGGCGGCGGAGGGAGGAGGGAAGGAGATGAACGAGATCAAGAGTCAGTTCAGCACGCGGGAAGGCGCGTATAAACTCCTCACGCACTCCGAATACAGCCGGCCGAACCGCGTGCCCTTCAACTCTCAGGGCTCGAACCCCGTCCGAGTCTCGTTCGTCAACGTCAACGACCAGTCCGGTAACGGCGACCGAATCTGCTTCAATGTGGGCCGGGAGCTGTACTTCTACATCTATAAAGGCGTCAGGAAG GCTGCTGACCTGAGCAAACCCATAGACAAGAGGATATACAAGGGAACGCAGCCCACGTGCCACGACTTCAACCACCTGACGGCGACGGCGGAGAGCGTGTCCCTGCTGGTGGGATTCTCCGCCGGACAGGTGCAGCTCATCGACCCCATCAAGAAGGAGACCAGCAAACTCTTCAATGAAGAA AGACTTATCGACAAATCTCGGGTCACGTGTGTGAAGTGGGTCCCGGGCTCCGAGAGCCTCTTCCTAGTAGCTCATTCCAGCGGAAGCATGTACCTGTATAACGTGGAGCACACGTGCGGCACCACGGCGCCTCACTACCAGCTGCTGAAGCAGGGCGAGAACTACGCCGTCCACACGTGCAAGAGCAAGTCGACGCGCAACCCCCTGCTCAAGTGGACGGTCGGCGAAGGGGCGTTGAACGAGTTCGCCTTCTCGCCCGACGGCAAGTTCCTGGCCTGCGTGAGTCAGGACGGCTTCCTGCGGGTCTTCAACTTCGACGCGGTGGAGCTGCACGGGACCATGAAGAGCTACTTCGGGGGCCTGCTGTGCGTCTGCTGGAGCCCCGACGGGAAGTACATCGTGGCGGGCGGCGAGGACGACCTGGTGACCGTGTGGTCGTTCGCGGACTGTCGGGTGATCGCGCGCGGACACGGGCACAAGTCTTGGGTGAGCGTGGTGGCGTTCGACCACTACACCACCAGCGTGGAGGAGAGCGACCCCATGGAGTTCAGCGGCAGCGACGAGGACTTCCAGGATCAGATCCACTTCGGCCGCGACCGGGCCAACAGCACGCAGTCGCGTCTGTCCAAGCGCAACTCCACGGACAGCCGGCCGGTGAGCGTGACGTACCGCTTCGGCTCCGTGGGGCAGGACACTCAGCTGTGCCTGTGGGACCTGACGGAGGACATCCTGTTCCCGCACCTGCCGCTGTCCCGGACGAGGACGCACACCAACGTCATGAACGCCAGCGGCCCGCCGGCCACGGGGAGCGGAGGAAGCGGCGGCGGCGGCGCCGTCATCACCGCGGCCTCCAACAACCCCAGCGCCAACGGCAGCAACGGCGGCGGCGGAGGCTCGAACCCGCCGAGCAACTCGCTGCCCGCGCCGCTGCCGCGCTCCAACAGCCTCCCGCACTCGGCCGCCGGCACCGGCAACAGCAAGAGCGGCGTCACGGACAACCCCATCGCCACGGGCGTCAGCAAGTTCGCCACGCTCTCGCTGCACGACCGCAAAGACCGGCATCCCGACAAAGACCACAAGCGCAACCACAGCATGGGCCACATCAGCAGCAAGAGCAGCGATAAACTCAACCTGCTAACCAAAACCAAAACGGACCCCGCCAAGACTCTGGGCACGCAGCTGTGCCCGCGCATGGAGGACGTGCCCTTGCTCGAGCCGCTCATCTGTAAAAAGATAGCGCACGAGAGACTCACCGTGCTCATCTTTCTAGAGGACTGTATAGTCACCGCGTGTCAGGAGGGATTTATTTGCACGTGGGCGAGACCCGGCAAAGTG gggTTGTTGTCATCCCAAAACCAAGCCAACTCTCCCAGTGGAACAGTAGTATAG
- the LOC127179249 gene encoding uncharacterized protein LOC127179249 isoform X1, translated as MEELINTVQSDVVGRLAFKYMEMCKVDSSSDSESESNPRWSDVSSSKGRESGSTPEAPEKDLRFSGQNYQQCLDPYDGSSEDSGSSAKGSKKQRHGGFRMKGTGRRLALNPSSALRETRRDVTRTDAADLRRVDVQMRSSSDSELETPTQGFWPLCKALTGVKADLSDSGFNTRSSLNSPAVPSGTDACLHAGRRIQSGSPDSPAFHAAFSKRKFFPPSGDDGMQRKRQCISDMEVESVAL; from the exons ATGGAAGAACTGATCAATACGGTCCAGTCAGATGTTGTGGGTAGACTGGCATTCAAATACATG GAGATGTGTAAAGTAGACTCCAGTTCAGACTCTGAATCAGAGTCAAACCCAAGATGGTCTGATGTCAGCAGCAGCAAG GGCCGTGAAAGCGGCAGCACTCCAGAAGCTCCTGAGAAAGACCTGCGCTTTAGTGGACAGAACTACCAACAG TGTCTGGATCCTTACGACGGAAGCTCTGAAGACTCTGGTTCTTCTGCTAAAGGTTCAAAGAAGCAAAGGCACGGCGGGTTTCGGATGAAAGGGACGGGCCGTAGATTGGCCCTCAACCCTTCATCTGCTCTCAGAGAAACGAGGAGAGATGTGACTCGGACGGACGCTGCAGATCTTCGTCGTGTCGACGTCCAGATGCGGTCGTCCAGCGACTCCGAGCTGGAGACGCCAACCCAGGGCTTCTGGCCTCTCTGTAAGGCCTTAACGGGTGTAAAAGCGGATCTCTCCGACTCCGGGTTCAACACCAGATCCTCCCTGAACTCTCCCGCGGTGCCGTCCGGTACAGACGCGTGCCTCCACGCCGGCAGGAGGATCCAGAGCGGATCTCCAGACAGCCCTGCTTTCCACGCAGCGTTTTCAAAGAGGAAGTTCTTTCCCCCGTCGGGCGACGACGGCATGCAGAGGAAGCGGCAGTGCATCAGCGATATGGAGGTGGAAAGCGTGGCTTTATGA
- the LOC127179249 gene encoding uncharacterized protein LOC127179249 isoform X2, translating to MEELINTVQSDVVGRLAFKYMMCKVDSSSDSESESNPRWSDVSSSKGRESGSTPEAPEKDLRFSGQNYQQCLDPYDGSSEDSGSSAKGSKKQRHGGFRMKGTGRRLALNPSSALRETRRDVTRTDAADLRRVDVQMRSSSDSELETPTQGFWPLCKALTGVKADLSDSGFNTRSSLNSPAVPSGTDACLHAGRRIQSGSPDSPAFHAAFSKRKFFPPSGDDGMQRKRQCISDMEVESVAL from the exons ATGGAAGAACTGATCAATACGGTCCAGTCAGATGTTGTGGGTAGACTGGCATTCAAATACATG ATGTGTAAAGTAGACTCCAGTTCAGACTCTGAATCAGAGTCAAACCCAAGATGGTCTGATGTCAGCAGCAGCAAG GGCCGTGAAAGCGGCAGCACTCCAGAAGCTCCTGAGAAAGACCTGCGCTTTAGTGGACAGAACTACCAACAG TGTCTGGATCCTTACGACGGAAGCTCTGAAGACTCTGGTTCTTCTGCTAAAGGTTCAAAGAAGCAAAGGCACGGCGGGTTTCGGATGAAAGGGACGGGCCGTAGATTGGCCCTCAACCCTTCATCTGCTCTCAGAGAAACGAGGAGAGATGTGACTCGGACGGACGCTGCAGATCTTCGTCGTGTCGACGTCCAGATGCGGTCGTCCAGCGACTCCGAGCTGGAGACGCCAACCCAGGGCTTCTGGCCTCTCTGTAAGGCCTTAACGGGTGTAAAAGCGGATCTCTCCGACTCCGGGTTCAACACCAGATCCTCCCTGAACTCTCCCGCGGTGCCGTCCGGTACAGACGCGTGCCTCCACGCCGGCAGGAGGATCCAGAGCGGATCTCCAGACAGCCCTGCTTTCCACGCAGCGTTTTCAAAGAGGAAGTTCTTTCCCCCGTCGGGCGACGACGGCATGCAGAGGAAGCGGCAGTGCATCAGCGATATGGAGGTGGAAAGCGTGGCTTTATGA